The Thermodesulfobacteriota bacterium sequence ATGAACCGATTCCGCAAGATCCTGGTCCGATTTGAGAAGACCGACCTCAGCTACTTGGCCTTGGTGCACCTTGCTTGCTCCTTCATTGCCTGGCGGAAAGCTCTCCCTATTTGGGGATAAGCCCTAAGCCGAATAACGGATTTCCGCCGTGCTCGTCGAGGATGGCGCAGTAGTTCTTGGCCTTGCGCTCAGAACCGTGGTTCCTGTGGCTTCCCAGTGCTTCGATGTAGCAGCAGCAGAGCATCAAGGCTTCGTTCTCGTGCCCACTGGCGTTCAGTTCTCGGAGGAACGCGATCCTTTGCCCCAAGTCTTCATAGTATGCCTCGATGAAGAAAGCCTTACCTTCCGAGTCCTCGTCCAATTCTTCCCTCCTTTTGGACCGAACGTGCCGGCTCACTGCGTGGCCGGAAGCCGGAGGTTGGAGGCCAGTGCAGCCAGGGGTTCAAGTAAGCCGCTGGCGCGGCAGAGCAAGTCAACCCCTCCGACGCCCGCCTTTTCTGGCGGCCCCCACCCTGAGTCGTTGATCTAGGCGGAAACCATCGGTCATACCTCTCCTCCTCACATTGGCTGCGCCGGCCCCGCCAGGCCGGCCCACGAAGAGGAGAGGTATGACGATGGCCGACTACTACACCCAATCCATGCGGGCCCTGCAACTGGCTGGGATGAGCGAGAGCACCCAGGAGGCCTACACCCGCGCCGTGAGCCAGTTGGTGCGGTTCTTCGGCAAGCCCCCCGAGGCGCTCTCCGAGGCCGAACTGGGAGACTACTTCCTGCACCGCCGCACCGTCACCGGCTGGTCGGCCGCCACCCTGCGCATCGCCCACGCTGGCATCAAGTTCTTCTTCCGCAACGTCCTGCACCGCGACTTGCACCTGTTCACCTATCTCGACGCCAAGCGCGAACGGCGCCTGCCCTGCATCCTCTCCCGCGACGAGGTCTACCGCGTGTTCTCCCACGTGAGGACCTTCCACAACTACGTCTTCCTCGCCACCGTCTACGCCTGCGGCCTTCGCCTCTCCGAGGCGCTGGCGCTTCAGGTCTCTGACATCGACGGGCAGCGCTCGATGGTCCACGTCCACCGCGGCAAGGGCGCCAAGGACCGCTACGTGCCTCTGGCCGGCGAGACTCTCGCGCTGCTTCGCCAGTACTGGCGCGTGCACCGCAACCCCGTGCTGCTCTTCCCGCGCTCGGCCGTGGCGGAAGGCTGCGCCCCACCGCCCGCCACCCCATGGCCATCGACAGCGTGCAGGGCGCGCTGCGCGAGGCCCGGGTGGCCGCCGGAATCGTCAAGCGCCGGGTGACGATCCACACGCTGCGCCACTGCTACGCCACCCATCTGCTCGAAGCCGGCGTGAACCCCCACATCATCCAGCGCTACATGGGCCACCGCCGCCTCGAGACCACCATGGCCTACTTCCACCTCACGCAGAAGGGCACCGAGGATGCCTTCCGCATTGTCGACTCCCTGATGAAAGGCTTCGAGCATGGGCGCGATCACTGGGGGGGGGCGCTGGGGACGCTGGTGCCTTTTGAGGCTTAGGGATCTCTCCTCTGTTCCGCCAGACCCTTGACTACCGCGCGCTGCACCGACGTGTGGTTGATCCCACACAGCCTCCCCAGTTGCGCCATCGACAGCCCTGCCTCGCTCACGGCTCGGCACAAGAACTCCCGACGCGCACTCGCGATCCGTCGCTCCCGCGAGGCGCCGGTGATCCGCTGCACCGGCACCCCCCACTTGTTCGCCACCTCTTGGAGCACCTCCTCCCACGTCCGCGTCGGAAGCGGCCTGTGCCGTTCCCCCACCTCTCTCCAGATTGCTTCCACGAACTCCCCGCCTCCCAGCACCCTCTCGTCCCCCGCTTCCCGCTCGCGCCGCCCCCGGCCCCCTGCCCTCTCCCCTCCACCGGAGCTTCGCATCAGCCCCCCGCCCGAAAACTCCTCTCGATGCCCCTGATTCCAGCCCGCCATGACGAAGTCGCGATACGCCCTCTTGGCTTGAGTCCTTCGCCCTCCAAACCGGCCCAGGACCTCGTCCACGGCCTGCCACGGTTCGCTTCGAGCCCCCAGGAGCACCGCGTGCCCACTCCATGCAAACCGGTCCAACTCTTCCGGCCTCTGGACCACGCCGCACCGGACCGGGTTGAGGTGAACGTAGCGCACCAGTTCCAGGAAGTACTCCTCCTCCTCGACCACAATGCTCTTGTACCGGTTCTGGAACAGGTGCCCCGTCCTGTGGTGCCGCCGATTGAATCGCACCGCGTGGCGCGTCATCAGCCGTCGCATCAGGTCGGCCAAGGGACGCTCTCCGCGTCGCAGCAAAAGATGGAAGTGGTTGCTCAGAAGACTCCATGCATATAACTGCGCCCCGGTCTCGGCGACGAGTTCCCCGAGGCTCTCCACGAAGCGCTCCCGATCCCGCTCGTCACCGAATATGTCTCGGCGCTCGATCCCACGCGCCATCACGTGGTACACGAGACCGGGGATGTCGAGGCGGGCTTGGCGCGGCATGCACGCCACCCTATCAGGACGCCCCCCGCCAGCAAGCACCAAAAGGAACCACCGTCCCCCGATCCGATCCAATGCAAGCAAGAAGATCATCGATCGGATTCTCATGCCTCGGTTCCAATTCAGGCCAACGGAGCGCATAACTTGGCTGGCGCTTGCGCCAGTCCAAAGTTGATGCGCTTGTTGGCGTCATTTCATTTCGTTATCTTGCCACGGCCTCGTGTATGGGTAGCCCCTGGCCTCCGCTGCCCTGAGAATTCCTATTGCAACCAAGAAGCGGCCCCAGAGCCACATTGAGCAGATCATGACCACGGGCAGCAGCATGACCGCCAGGATCATGACTTTGAATTCTGGTCTTGGGGTCAAATGCTTTTTGATTGGAAGAATGACATTTGTTCCGTATAGAAATAGTATAGTCCCCCCAATGCCAGCAAAAGGCGCTGATAGCTGAGCAAGGACAAAGCGTTTCTTGCTCGATGGTTGTCTTTTCATTCTCAATTCATCTTCACGCCAACGCCTGCCCTCAATGGTTGCCGCAAGCGCGAGAGCGCTGGAGGCAATCCGATTGCAGGGCGTTGTTCGGCGCTTCTTTATGCTTCCTGTGTCTTCTTGCAATTCTATTATACATTTGCGTCTAGCAGGTGCCTCAAGACAGCCTTCAGAAAGGCGCCATTATTGTTATCTTGAACCATCTTCGAAGCGCCGTTGACGACACAAAGCCCCTCTAGTTGTGCCAAACGCTTTCTAGTATTGCGAAATGATTCATATTTGGCCACGGAAAATGCGAGCCTTGAAAAGGTTCCGGGTGCATCATTATTCAAGAATTGTACATACAGTCTTCCTTGCTCATCTAGCCATAGACAATATTCTATAGTGCCGGCCTTACTTAGCTTTGGTGCAACGCCAGTATAAGAAACAATCCTCTTCATCTCTAGATACCCCGCGCCCTATCACTACGATAGCTTGCAAATCGATTTTGCGTTATAACTGGCAGGCAAGTCATCTATTTCTCGCTATGAATGATCTTGAATAGTTTGTCCGCGCCGCAATCCTCCTTGGCGCTTAAGTAGATTCCATTGTAATTCGCAATACCTTTCCCCACTATGTACTTAACTTCATCGTTGCAGGAGTATAGCAGTTTCGGGGGACCCAATTCGTCATATTCCTGCCGAAACCTCTTCCTTTCCTCCGCTCGTCGAGCTTCAGCCTCTTCTATTACTTTCGCGAATTCTAGGGCCTGAGCGTATTGCTGTTGTAGTTGCTTTCTTGCCGCGTCTGCTTTAGCAATATTAATTTGCACTATTGGCCATGAATAGACCCTTCTAAACTTTTCATATTCGTCCGATTTCTTGACTATATTCCGCAAAGGAGAAACTAGATCTGCAAGAAGATCATCAAGATGGCCGCTTGCCCCTGGCAAGACACGGCAAGCCAAGTTCGTATCTACCTCTTCTCCTGCCTCAACGCACTTGTCTGTCAAAAACATAGCGTACTCTAGTTGCCTCTTGGACTTGTAAAATGTCCACGCCTGTATTACTGGATAAACCACGGCAAGCATCGTCACAAAAACAAATATTATGCTGTTGCGACGTTTTCGTAATTGTCCGACTATTGTTGCTTC is a genomic window containing:
- a CDS encoding site-specific integrase, which produces MADYYTQSMRALQLAGMSESTQEAYTRAVSQLVRFFGKPPEALSEAELGDYFLHRRTVTGWSAATLRIAHAGIKFFFRNVLHRDLHLFTYLDAKRERRLPCILSRDEVYRVFSHVRTFHNYVFLATVYACGLRLSEALALQVSDIDGQRSMVHVHRGKGAKDRYVPLAGETLALLRQYWRVHRNPVLLFPRSAVAEGCAPPPATPWPSTACRARCARPGWPPESSSAG
- a CDS encoding tyrosine-type recombinase/integrase; amino-acid sequence: MAAGIVKRRVTIHTLRHCYATHLLEAGVNPHIIQRYMGHRRLETTMAYFHLTQKGTEDAFRIVDSLMKGFEHGRDHWGGALGTLVPFEA
- a CDS encoding transposase, with the protein product MPRQARLDIPGLVYHVMARGIERRDIFGDERDRERFVESLGELVAETGAQLYAWSLLSNHFHLLLRRGERPLADLMRRLMTRHAVRFNRRHHRTGHLFQNRYKSIVVEEEEYFLELVRYVHLNPVRCGVVQRPEELDRFAWSGHAVLLGARSEPWQAVDEVLGRFGGRRTQAKRAYRDFVMAGWNQGHREEFSGGGLMRSSGGGERAGGRGRREREAGDERVLGGGEFVEAIWREVGERHRPLPTRTWEEVLQEVANKWGVPVQRITGASRERRIASARREFLCRAVSEAGLSMAQLGRLCGINHTSVQRAVVKGLAEQRRDP